GTACAATTGTACTTCGTAACGATATTTTGCACCGGTAAACAGCAGCTCGTATTCATTGTAAAATGTGCCTCGCCAAATACCGGTTAGTTCCTGTGCTCCTGCAGATATCAGGCACATCATCGCCAGCAAAACAGACAGAATACGAAACTTCATGTGGTTGTACGTAGGAATCGGAATTTGAATAAAAATAAAAATTAAGCCAACACCCTTATTCACTGCCCGACCGAAAGTAATTGTTTGTTAATTTTGCCGCCCTTTCATATTGGGATTCAAACAAACATGAGCATTCAAATCACTTTTCCGGATGGAGCCGTTCGTCAGTACGACGCTGGTGTTTCCAGTCTGGATATCGCAAAATCCATCTCCGAAGGATTGGCCAGAAATATTCTTGCTGCCAAAGTAAATGGCGAAGTAAGAGACCTGACCCGTCCTATTGAAGCAGATGCCAGTATTCAGTTTTTGAAATGGGATGATAAAGATGGCAAGAGCACGTTTTGGCATTCTTCAGCACACCTGATGGCCGAAGCGGTGGAGAGCCTTTTCCCTGGCGTAAAGTTTTGGGTTGGCCCTCCGGTAGAAAATGGGTTTTACTATGATATGGATCTTGGTGGCCATAAACTCACGGAAGAAGACCTGGGTAAGCTGGAAGCCAAAATGAAAGAACTGGCCAAGCAAAACCTGCAGTTCAGCCGCAAAGAAATTTCGAAGGATGAAGCCGTGGCCTATTTCACCGAAAAAGGCGACGAGTACAAACTCGATCTGCTGCAAGGTTTGGAAGATGGCAGCATTACCTTTTATACACAAGGCAATTTTACCGACCTGTGTCGTGGGCCGCATATTCCGCATACTGGTTTTATCAAAGCCATTAAGCTCACCAATATTGCCGGTGCTTATTGGAAGGGTAATGAAAACAATAAAATGCTGACCCGTGTGTACGGTGTTACATTCCCCAGCCAAAAAGAGCTCGACGATTACATTGCCATGGTGGAAGAGGCCAAGAAGCGTGACCACCGCAAACTGGGCAAAGACCTCAGCATCTTCTGCTTTGATGATGACGTAGGACCGGGCCTGCCTTTGTGGATGCCCAACGGTACAATCATTATCGAAGAGTTGGAAAAGCTGGCCAAGGAAACGGAAGAAGCTGCCGGATACCATCGGGTGGTTACGCCACACATTGCTAAAGAAAGCATGTACCTCACCAGTGGTCACTTGCCTTATTATGCCGACAGTATGTTTCCACCCATGGAAATGGATGGCGAACGCTACTATCTGAAAGCGATGAACTGCCCGCATCACCACAAAATATATGCGGCAGAGCCTAAGAGCTACCGCGACCTTCCTTACCGCCTGGCCGAGTACGGTACCTGCTACCGCTACGAGCAAAGTGGCGAGTTGTTTGGTTTGATGCGTGTACGCTGCCTGCACATGAACGATGCGCATATTTATTGCACCAAAGACCAGTTCTTTCAGGAGTTTAAGGCCGTTAATGATATGTATTTGAAGTACTTCAAAATTTTTGGAGTAGATAAATACGTGATGCGTTTGAGCCTGCACTCACCCGAAAAACTGGGCCAGAAATATGTAAATGAACCACAGCTGTGGCAGGAAACAGAAGCCATGGTGCGCCAGGTGTTGATAGAAACAGGCACTCCATTTGTAGAAGTACAGGACGAAGCTGCTTTCTACGGTCCCAAGATTGACGTGCGGATCTGGAGTGCTATCGGTCGTGAATTTACGCTGGCCACCAACCAGGTAGATTTTAACAGCGGTCTGAAGTTCAAACTGAGCTACACCAATGCCAACAACGAAGCCGAAGTGCCGTTGATTATTCACCGTGCACCACTGGGTACACATGAACGTTTCATTGGTTTCTTGCTGGAACACTATGCTGGAAAGTTCCCATTGTGGTTGGCACCGCATCAGGTAAAAGTGTTGCCCATCAGCGACAAGTTTTTACCCTTTGCGCAAGAGGTAACTGCCAAGTTGAAAAAAGCCGGCATCCGTGCCAGCACCGACGATCGTAACGAAAAAATTGGCAAGAAAATTCGGGAAGCAGAATTGCTGAAAGTGCCTTACATGTTTGTAGTAGGCGAAAAGGAAATGAATGAACAATCTGTTTCCGTTCGCAAACAAGGACAGGGCGACCTCGGCATGAAATCTGTGGAAGAAATCATTAATTTGCTCTCGGCAGAGGCGGAAAACCGTGATTAATCAACAGGTTTGAAAAACAATCTGTTATTTTGACCTGCGGTTTACACCAAATCAGCCGCATTATTAAATTAAAACAGTTTAATGGCATTTCCCCCAAAAGACAGACGCGGTTTTAATCCTCGTTTCAGGCAGCCGGAGCCTGAGCATCGTATCAACGATAGAATCCGGGTTGCTCAGGTTCGCCTCGTTGGCGACAACGTTACCCCTGGTGTGTACGCCACACAGGATGCGCTGAAGATTGCTCAAGCACAAGAACTGGACCTCGTAGAAATTTCACCCAACGCCGATCCGCCGGTGGTAAAAGTGATTGACTACAAGAAATTCTTGTATGAGAAGAAAAAGAAGGAAAAGGAAATGAAAGCCAATTCCAAGCAAAGCGAAGTGAAAGAAATTCGTTTTACGCCTGGTACAGACGATCATGACTTTGACTTTAAATCCAAACACGCCGAAAAGTTTTTGAAAGATGGCAACAAAGTGAAATGCTACGTGCAGTTCCGCGGTCGTGCCATTATGTTTCAAGACAGAGGCCAGGTGCTGCTGCTGAAATTTGCAGAAAGACTGGCTGAAGTTGGCGCTTTGGAAGGCATGCCCAAAATGGAAGGCAAACGCATGATTGCCATGTTTGCACCTAAAGGCACCAAGAAAAAAGCTTAATCCGCTATATAATTCAAAAGCCCCTGCATGCACTATGCCGGGGCTTTTGTTGTTTTATTCCAGTGGAATTTTAACCATGGCTTCGTAGCGGTTTTGAAACTGATGCACTGTCATGGGGTAGTTGATATGGCTTTTTTCTTCCCTGTACCACATCAAAAAGTCGGTAAAGAGTTTGGTTGGCCCTGCCAAAACCCGGAAAGCTCCATGTTTGTATTTCATGTTGCCGCTTTCCATCACTTCTTTCTCGAAGCCAAAGCGCAGCAACTGCTCTTCCGACAAGGGGATGCTTTCAATTTCCGGAATGCTGTACCAATTGGTTTGCACACCGGTAGTTACTTCTACCTGCCCGCCATCGTCGGGGTTAATGTGCTGAACGACGCCTTCCATCCAGGTACCTTCATTAAGCACCATGACATGGTTTCCGTGTTTCAGTTCATTGAAATGAATCATATGGCAATGTTTTCTCCTAAGCTACAAATTGGAATTGGCAGATGCAAGCCCATGATTGCGCCTTTTATCAGGATATATAAAAAGGCATATTGGAATATCGAACCCTCATTTGATACATTTTTGGCAACTCAATTTGATAGAGATGCATTTTTTAAGATAAAAGCGCCTACTTTTGCGGCCCGATTGGTGAAAACCAATTGAAGCATTGCCCAAATGGCTCCATAAGAGAGACGGGAGGTCCGGATCCGCCAGTAGGGTGTAACAGCAAAAGTTTATGTAACCATGCCAAAGGTTAAAACCAACTCAAGTGCCAAAAAACGTTTCAAATTGACAGGCACAGGTGAAATCACATTTCAAAAGAGCTTTAAGAGGCACATCCTCACCAAAAAATCAACCAAGCGTAAGCGTAACCTCGCCAAGAAAGGTGTAGTAGCTCCGGCCAATACACATTTCGTAAAGCGTCTGTTGGGTCTCAAGTAAGACCGGCCGATTCTGGTAGATTTCATTTCATCAACTTTTAAATTTCTTTTGATATGCCTCGTTCAAAAAATGCTGTTGCCAGCCGTGCCCGTCGTAAAAGAGTTCTCGACCAGGCCAAAGGCTTTTATGGCAAGCGTAAAAATGTATATACTGTTGCCAAGAATATTGTAGAAAAAGGTTTGACTTACAGCTATGTTGGCCGCAAACTCAAGAAGCGTGAATACCGTGCTTTGTGGATTGCCCGTATCAACGCTGCCGTACGTGAAGAAGGTTTGACCTACAGCGTATTCATGCACAAGCTGGCCGAAAAGGGTATTACCCTCGACCGCAAAGTGCTGGCTGACCTGGCTATGAATGAGCCTGCTTCATTCAAGAAGCTGGTTGAATCAGTGAAGTAAGCATTGACATCATTGCAACAATAACGTAACCGGAAAGGGATCGCATCCATTTCCGGTTATTTTTTTGCATCCGCAATACCGCTGTAGAATAGTACTTTTGTCTGCCTCTTAAAAAACCACGCTTTCCGCAAAATGAACAGACGCATAGCCGACCTGGTGCAGAATACCTACACCGACCTCGTTCATCAGACTTTCGATTTTCCTCAGAAAGATTTTAATGTAGAAAATGGCTACCTCAAATTCAACGGTGTTGATTTGAAGTACCTGATTGAAAAATATGGCACGCCTTTAAAAATCAGTTACCTGCCCAAAATTGGCAGCCAGATTAAGCAGGCAAAAACCATGTTTGCCAATGCCATTAAAAAGCATAAATACGAAGGACAGTACTACTATTGCTACTGCACCAAGAGCAGCCATTTCAGCTTTGTAGTGGAAGAAGCGTTAAAGCACGGCATTCATCTCGAAACATCGTTTGCTTACGATATCGAGATTATTAATAAGCTCTACGAACGCCGCAAAATCAACAAAGAGATTCACATCATTTGCAACGGCTACAAGCAGAAATCTTATACCAGCCGCATTGCCAAATTGCTCAATTCGGGTTTCAAAAATGTGGTACCCATCCTCGACAACAAAGACGAATTGCTGGCTTACAAAAAGTCGGTAAAAGTGCCTTTTAAACTGGGTATTCGGGTAGCTGCAGAAGAAGAACCTACTTTTCCTTTTTACACCAGTCGACTGGGCATTCGGGCAAAAGATATTCTGGAATTTTACGTAGACAACATTGAAGGTTACGAAGACAAGTTTCAGCTGAAGATGCTCCACATCTTTTTGAACAAGGGTATTAAAGATGATATCTACTACTGGAGTGAACTGAACAAAGTAGTGAACCTCTATTGCCAGCTGAAGAAGATTTGTCCCGAGTTGGATTCTATCAATATTGGTGGCGGGTTCCCCATTAAGCATAGCCTTGGTTTTGACTACGACTACCAATTTATGATCAATGAAATTGTAGGCGTTATCAAAGCGGCTTGTAAAAAAGCGAAGGTGCCCATGCCCAATATTTTCACTGAGTTTGGTAGCTATACCGTGGGTGAAAGCATGGCACACATTTACAGTGTGATAGGTGAAAAAGTACAGAACGACCGTGAGTGCTGGTACATGATTGATTCATCTTTCATTACCACTTTGCCCGATACATGGGGCATAGGTGAGAAGTTCTTGATGCTGCCCGTCAACAAATGGGAAAACCCATACCAGCGTGTGGTATTAGGCGGTATCACTTGTGATAGCCACGACTACTATGATTCAGAAGAACACATCAACGAAGTGTTTTTGCCAAAGCTCAATGGTGAGAGTGCAGAACCACTGTATGTTGGTTTCTTCCATACAGGTGCTTATCAAGATCAGATTAGTGGTTACGGTGGTATCAAGCACTGTATGATTCCATCGCCCAAACATGTGATTTTGGAGCACGACAAAAATGGCAAACTCATAGATTGGGTATATGCAAAAGAGCAATCCGCTCAAAGCATGCTCAAGCTACTGGGCTATATTAAATAAGGAATTTGACAAGCGGCCTTCGGGTCGCTTTTTTTATGCCTACTTTTCGTATTCAAAAAACGGAGATATGAAACAATGGAAGTTGGCAATAGCTGCTGTTCTTATTTTTAGTTCAACCTGGAATGCTGGTTTTGCTCAAACCACGGCAGAAGAAAAAGCAGTGGCTGCAGTCATCAATAAGATGTTTGATGCCATGCGGCAGGCTGATTCAGTAGGTATCATACAAGCGTTTGCTGCCAATGCCCATATGGAAACCATTGCTAAAACCAAACAACAAACTGACACAGTAAGAGGAAATACGGTTGCACAATTTGCTTCATCCATTACCAAACAAAAAGCCGGTGCACTGGATGAACGCATTACCATTGGTGCCATTCACATTGATGGTAATATGGCCACCGCCTGGACGCCCTATCAGTTTTATTTCAATGGCCAGTTTAGCCATTGCGGTGTCAATTCTTTTCAACTCGTAAAACTCAATGGCGAGTGGAAAATTCAATACATTATTGATACCCGGCGCAAAGACAACTGTCTTTAATTTACTTTGAGTTTGTACTTCTTATTCACCTTAGGGTCGGTGAAGAATTTTTCTACATCTTCCTGAGTCAGATTGTCATCAAACTCAACCAGCGGCAGATCTACCAGCTGCAAGCGGGCTGATTTCAGCTCTTCTTGCATTTTTTTAATCTTAGCTTGCACATTCACATCCCGATTACCTACAATCGCGTTTTCACTAACCAGATATTCTAACCGCTTGGCTACAGAACGCACCTGAGTAGCAGTGTTTTGCTCCTGCACTTTATTGGGCGACACTGCTTCTTTTACAGGCACCAGCGTAAGACCAACACTAGGCAATATTTTACCGAAATTCTTGGCTCCATTAGATTCTCCGGCGGTGCTGAGAGCGGTGCCTGCCAGAGCAGTGCAAGAACTGGTAATGTCGAAACCAGTTCTGGTAGATTTGGTTTTTTTAATGTTTCTGCTCAATACATAGAACGTGAGTTTCAATTGGGCAACATAAGAAGCTACTTCGTTGCTTACCCTTTTGTGCAGCATGTTTTGCGTGGGATAATCTATACCCGGACGGATGAAGATTTTTACTTCTGCAGTATCTCTGTTGTAAAATTTATCTGCGCCAACAAAACGAAGTGTCAGCATTTTTTGACGGGCTGTATCATTATCACGAATAAAATCATAAGGTACCATCCACTCAAATTCATCATCACATTTTCTTACAGATGTATAGTTGGCAATTGGAATATTGGTGTACATCGTAATGTGCTCTGTAGGAAAAGTTCCTTCATCACATTGAATACGAAACTTCACAGAGTCGCCTTCTTCTAAAGTAAGGTTGTTGCTGATGGTTGGCTTTAATTTCGATGCTACAATTTCTGTACTGTAAAATACGATGGTACAGAAAGTGTCTACCTTTTCAGCAGCATTAATCAGCGATTGTACGCCCATTTCTACTCTGTATTGCACGTCGTATTTCAGCTTGCCACTTTTGAAATATGACTTTTCTGCTTTAAAAAACAACTGACCATTGTTCTTATCGAGCTTTACACCAACAGGCGCATTCTTCAAATACCAATAATAGTTTTTAGCGGGCTTATTAATTTCAAATCCATACTGCAACACAGAATCTACATGCAGCGTGAAATACGGATTCATATTGATGATGCGCAGTTTAATGGCGTCTAAAGAATCCTGATAGCTAATAGTGCTATCTGCCTTGTGCACATGAAGACTATCCTGAGCCTGCAAAGAGGAGTGAAGGAACAATACAACGAAAAAGCTCAACAGTACTTTCAATTTCATAGCGATTTACTTTCAGATAACGTAGTAGCGAAGCGAACTGTTAATGAATTTTTTTATCAATTATTGTTTGTTTTCAACCTACAACACACTGATAACGAAACTCCTTGAGCGAAAGTACGCAGTAAATGCAAAAGCCTCTCCGAAGAATCGGAGAGGCTTAAAAAAACCAACTGCTATACGTGCATGCAAAAGCATGCTATATCTGTATTACTGAATACTGATTTGCTTTTGCACAGGCTGCGCTTCTGCTTTTTTAGGCAGCAATACTTTCAGAATGCCCTGTTCGTATTTTGCCTGAATACCGTCAGTGTTCACCTTGTCATCAAGGAAAAACGAACGGCTGAAAGAAGGCAGTGTAAACTCTTTGCGGGCAAATTGGATACTGTTTGCGGTTTCTTCTGGTGCTTTGTAAGCAATTACCAGATGACCATCTTCAATATTCAGGGTGAATGCTTCTTTGCTGCGACCGGGTGCCAGCAATTCTAAATGAAAGGCATCTGCGGTTTCTGCAATGTTTACCGGAGCGGTATAAGGCTGCTGTACTGCCTGGCCAAAGCTGCGTTCCATATCGGCGAGCAAGCTGTTGAATACACCATTGAAACGGTTACCATAAGGGCGGGTGATAAATTTAGTCTGTGTCATATGCTTTCGATTTTTTGTTTGATTTGTTTGACCAAACGGAATCAAAGCCCGTACCATCGTCTTTTAGTACCCCATTTGTCAGTAAATGATAGCATCTTATTTCAAATTAAAGACAAAATGGCATTATTGGTTTGAGAAAGAAGACATTGTGGCGTAAATGGGGTGTCTTTTCGATTTCAGCAATTATCACATGCTGATTGAAACGACAGGTACAACGAATGCATCATTGCCGCAACTTTGCACATTATTTATTCGCATAAACTTTACGCATTATGTATCCTGCCGAGATAGTTGAACCCATGAAGGCTGAGTTGACTGAATATGGTTTTGAAGAGTTGTTGACACCCGCCGATGTAGATGAGCAAATGAAAAAACAAGGCACCACACTGGTAATGATCAACAGTGTATGCGGTTGTAGCGCTGGTAGTGCCCGCCCTGGTGTGCTGATGGCCGTGCACAACGCCAGCAAAAAGCCAGATTTTCTCACCACTTCATTTGCTGGTTTCGACCGCGAAGCCGTAGCTCAGGTTCGCCAGTATTTGTTGCCTTATCCTCCGTCTTCACCAGCTATTGCGTTGCTGAAAGATGGCCAGGTGGTACACATGCTGGAGCGTCATCAGATTGAAGGCCGCCCTGCACAAGTTATTGCCAGTAACCTTATCAGTGCCTTTGAGCAGCACTGCTAATCAAACTATTCAACGCTTTGTATAAAAAGACCTTTCCGTTTCGGCGGGAAGGTTTTTATTTGCTATTCACTCAGGCATTGTCTGTAAAAAGCCACGTTGCATGTACCCCAATTTGTATTTTTTCCTCAAGGAAGTTTTTGGTGTAGAAATTCAATTTTTCAAACTCATCAATACGTTTGGTTTTCTGGTAGCACTGGCTTTTTTGAGTGCTGCATGGGCACTCACTACCGAGCTCAAACGCCGTCAGCAAGCGGGTTGGCTGGGTTTTACCGAAACACAAATAACCGTGGGTGATGGGGCGCCCATGAGTGATATTATCTGGAATGCTTTCTTTGGATTCATCATCGGTTTCAAATTCATTGGCTTTTTTACAGATAAAGAGAATGCACTGGCCGATCCGCAAGCCTTTTTGCTGAGCGGCATGGGCAATTTGCCCGCCGGAATTTTGGCGGCCATTGGTTTTGCCGCATGGCGCTGGTACAGTGGCAATAAAACCAAACTGAGCAAACCCGAAAAACGCAGCATCCGTATTTGGCCCAGTGACAGGGTAGGCGATATGATTGTATTGGCAGCGGTGTTTGGTTTTGGTGGTGCTAAACTCTTTCACAACTTCGAAAACTGGGAAGAGTTGGTGGCCGATCCTGTAAATGCGCTGCTCTCTTTCAGTGGCCTTACCTTTTATGGTGGTTTGATTTGTGCTGGTGCCGCTATTGTGTGGTATGCCCGCAAACACAAAATCAACCTTTGGCATTTGGTCGATTCATTTGGTCCGGCACTGATGCTGGCCTATGCCGTAGGCCGTATTGGCTGTCAGGTAGCCGGCGACGGCGACTGGGGTGTGGCCAACAGTGCTTATGTAGCCGACGAGCAGGGCAAAGCTGTTTTAGCCAGCAGTCCCAAGCAATGGAATGACAGCGCCACCGTACACCTCAACTATTTTAAAAGAGCACAGCACGGTGTGAAGGAAGTAAATACCACTGCCGATATTTTGCACAGCAGCTATGTGGCACCTTCTTTTTACCCACTTGGATGGTAGCTTATACTTATCCGAACAATGTATTGAGCGAAGGCATACCAGTACCCGGCTATGAAGGCCAGTGGAGCAACCGCTTGCCACTCCCGGTTTTTCCAACTCCATTCTATGAAACTGTAATGGGGCTGCTACTTTTTGCAGGATTGTGGTTCTTGCGTTCCCGCATTTTGGCACCGGGCGTTTTATTTGGCGTGTACCTCATTATGAATGGTACCGAACGTTTCCTCATCGAAAAAATAAGGGTAAACACCACCAACGAGCTGCTGGGTTTTCATCCGTCGCAGGCCGAACTCATTGCCTTAGCCCTCATTTTGGTGGGAGTGGGCGTTATCCTTTATAAGCGGAAAGCCAAAGCGTAACCTTCTATTTACTGCATCCGTCTCACCTGCATTCCGGGTGAAACTCACTAAAAGAGCCCCGAAATGGGCTCTTTCCGTTTGTACCTGTATTTAGCCAGTTATCTTGTTTTCTATTGTACTAAGCAATACAAGGTACCAATCTTTGCCCAATCAATTTCATCAGATCAAACGAACCAAAAACAACACACCATGAAACCATTATCCTCACTGCTTGGTATCGCATTTTCAACATTGCTGGCTACAGGCCTGCAGGCGCAAACCACCACAAAAGGCGGACTTAAAGGACAGGTACAATCGGGGGGCAAGGGCGTAGACGCCGCCACAGTAGCATTATTAAAAACTAAAGATTCATCGCTGGTAAAGCTCAGTGTGAGCAATTCGGCAGGCCAATACGAACTAGAACAAATTTTGGCTGGTCAGTATTTGTTACGCATTTCTGCCGTAGGGTATCAGCCATCATTTACAAAAGCAACCATTGTAGCCGGAGAAACCAAGGATGCTGGAACCACAGAACTGGAAGCAGCCGCAGGAAAGTTGCAAGATGTAGTGGTAACGGTAAAAAAACCATTGGTGGAGCAAAAGCTTGACCGCACAGTGGTGAACATAGAGGGCCAGGCCAGCAATGCAGGTATCACAGCATTGGAGGTGTTGGAAAAATCGCCCGGCATCACTGTAGACAAAGACGGCAACATTAGCCTGAAAGGCAAGGCCGGCGTAATGGTATTGATTGATGGCAAACCCACTTACATGAGTGGCACCGATTTGGCCAACTACCTGCGCAACCTGCCAAGCAACCAATTGGAATTATTGGAAATTATGACCAATCCTCCCGCTAAATACGATGCTGCCGGCAATGCTGGTATCATCAATATCAAAACCAAAAAGAACAAGGCGAAAGGTTTCAATGGTTCATTTACGGTAGGGGGTGGCCAGGGTGTTTACCCTAAATTAAACAACAGCCTCAACCTGAATTATCGCAATAACAAGTGGAATTTGTTTGGCAACTATTCGTCTTATTACAACAAGAATTTTCAGGAGCTGGAATTGCAGCGGGTCTTTCGCAACCAGACCACTCAGCAAGTAGTGAGTAATTTTGAGCAAATCGCAAAGATGCGCCGCGAAAACATGGGGCACAATGCGAAGCTGGGTTTTGATTACTATGCCAGTAAAAAAACGACCTTGGGAGTTACGCTGACTGGTTTTAGCAACAAAAGCGACAATAGCAATACCAACAGTACCCTTATCAAAGACCCGTCAAATGTGCTTGTGTCTCGTACAGAAGCGGCCAATTCAATTGACATGCGCTTTAAAAACTGGGGCGCCAATGCCAACCTTCGTCACCAGTTTGACAGCACCGGACGTGAGCTGACTGCAGATGTGGATGTACTGCAATACCGCAACAAGAATGATCAGCATTTTGCCAACTACTTTTTTGATAAAGACGGCAGCAAACTGCAGGAAGATGAATACCTGCGTGGCGATTTGCCATCCACCATCAACATCTACAGTGCCAAGGTTGATTACACGCATCCGTTGAAAGGCAAGGCTCGTTTTGAGGCCGGTGTAAAAACCAGTATAGTAAAAACCGATAACGATGCCCGCTACACAGAGTTTGACCATAGCACCGGCAGCTGGATTATTGATACCGACCGCAGCAATCATTTCATTTATACTGAAAACATCAATGCGGCTTACGTGAACATGTCGAAAGAGTTTAGCAAAAAATGGAGTGGCCAGTTGGGGTTGCGGGCAGAAAACACCAATGCCAAAGGCGATCAGGTAACTTCATCACTCGACTTTACCCGTTCGTACACACAGTTATTTCCTACGGCATATGTTCAATATGCAGCCAATGAAAAACACAGCTTTGTGTTGAACTATGGCCGCCGCATTGAACGCCCTGACTACGAAGACATGAACCCGTTCATTTACTTCCTTGATAAATACACATATCAAACAGGCAACCCTAATCTGACACCACAGTTTGCACACAACATCGAACTGTCGCACAGCTTCAAAGGCTTTCTTAACACGACCATCAACTACACCCGCACCACGGATATGATGTCGGAAGTGTTTCGCCAGGATGATGCCACCAATACCACATTCGTTACCAAAGACAATGTGGCCAACAGCCGCCAGATTGGTGTAAGCATCAACGCAGGTGTGCCCGTAACCAAGTGGTGGAGAACCAACGTGTATGTGAATGCCTTTCACAACAAGTTTAGCGGTGAAATAAACGGTGGCTATCTCGAACTCGATATGAACGGTTGGATGACCAACATTCAAAACCAGTTTACTTTCAAAAAGGGTTGGGGTGGCGAAATCAGTGGTTTTTACCGCAGCCGTATGCTCGAAGGCGTATTGACTGCTCAGTCGATGGGCGTTATCAATTTTGCCGTAACCAAAAAAATGATGAAAGACAAAGGTCAATTGCGCCTCAACTTCCGTGATCCATTTGATCTGCAGTATTTCCGTGGTACCGTAAAATACCAGAACATTGATTTGCGCATCAAAAACCAGTGGGACAATCAGGTACTCAATATCAGCTTTACCTACCGTTTTGGTAAGCCGGTAAAAGGACCATCACCCCGCAAAAACGGTGGTGCCGGCGACGAACAAAACCGGGTAAAATCTGGCGGTAACTAATCGCATTTACATTTTGAGATTCTTACAGCAGGCAGGGCGGTTTTCCGTTCTGCCTGTTCGTTTCAGCAGGGTAGAAGACTATCTTTGCCCTCCAATAAAAGAAAACGATATGCCCAGTTTTGATATAGTAAGCAAGGTAGACGGCCAAACGCTGGATAACGCCGTAAACGTGACCCGTAAAGAAATCACCAACCGCTTCGATTTTAAAGGCAGCCATGTAGTGATGGATTTGGACAAGAAAACGTTTGTGCTGTCGCTGGAAGCGGATAGCGATATGAAAATGGAGCAAATGATTGATGTACTCATTAGCCGCAGCATTAAGCAGGGGCTCGATGGTCAGGCATTCGACCTTACCAAAGATGGTTTTCAAAGTGGCAAAGTGTGGAAGAAAGAAGTGCCCGTACGCAATGGCCTGAAGCAGGAAGACGCCAAGAAGATTGTGAAAATGATTAAGGACAGCGGCGCCAAAGTGCAGGCTGCCATTATGGATGATATTATTCGGGTGACGGGTAAAAAAATTGACGACCTGCAGGATGTGATT
The Phnomibacter ginsenosidimutans genome window above contains:
- a CDS encoding prolipoprotein diacylglyceryl transferase family protein; amino-acid sequence: MVAYTYPNNVLSEGIPVPGYEGQWSNRLPLPVFPTPFYETVMGLLLFAGLWFLRSRILAPGVLFGVYLIMNGTERFLIEKIRVNTTNELLGFHPSQAELIALALILVGVGVILYKRKAKA
- a CDS encoding YajQ family cyclic di-GMP-binding protein; translated protein: MPSFDIVSKVDGQTLDNAVNVTRKEITNRFDFKGSHVVMDLDKKTFVLSLEADSDMKMEQMIDVLISRSIKQGLDGQAFDLTKDGFQSGKVWKKEVPVRNGLKQEDAKKIVKMIKDSGAKVQAAIMDDIIRVTGKKIDDLQDVIAKCRGGNFGIPLQFVNMKS
- a CDS encoding outer membrane beta-barrel family protein; translation: MKPLSSLLGIAFSTLLATGLQAQTTTKGGLKGQVQSGGKGVDAATVALLKTKDSSLVKLSVSNSAGQYELEQILAGQYLLRISAVGYQPSFTKATIVAGETKDAGTTELEAAAGKLQDVVVTVKKPLVEQKLDRTVVNIEGQASNAGITALEVLEKSPGITVDKDGNISLKGKAGVMVLIDGKPTYMSGTDLANYLRNLPSNQLELLEIMTNPPAKYDAAGNAGIINIKTKKNKAKGFNGSFTVGGGQGVYPKLNNSLNLNYRNNKWNLFGNYSSYYNKNFQELELQRVFRNQTTQQVVSNFEQIAKMRRENMGHNAKLGFDYYASKKTTLGVTLTGFSNKSDNSNTNSTLIKDPSNVLVSRTEAANSIDMRFKNWGANANLRHQFDSTGRELTADVDVLQYRNKNDQHFANYFFDKDGSKLQEDEYLRGDLPSTINIYSAKVDYTHPLKGKARFEAGVKTSIVKTDNDARYTEFDHSTGSWIIDTDRSNHFIYTENINAAYVNMSKEFSKKWSGQLGLRAENTNAKGDQVTSSLDFTRSYTQLFPTAYVQYAANEKHSFVLNYGRRIERPDYEDMNPFIYFLDKYTYQTGNPNLTPQFAHNIELSHSFKGFLNTTINYTRTTDMMSEVFRQDDATNTTFVTKDNVANSRQIGVSINAGVPVTKWWRTNVYVNAFHNKFSGEINGGYLELDMNGWMTNIQNQFTFKKGWGGEISGFYRSRMLEGVLTAQSMGVINFAVTKKMMKDKGQLRLNFRDPFDLQYFRGTVKYQNIDLRIKNQWDNQVLNISFTYRFGKPVKGPSPRKNGGAGDEQNRVKSGGN
- a CDS encoding prolipoprotein diacylglyceryl transferase; amino-acid sequence: MYPNLYFFLKEVFGVEIQFFKLINTFGFLVALAFLSAAWALTTELKRRQQAGWLGFTETQITVGDGAPMSDIIWNAFFGFIIGFKFIGFFTDKENALADPQAFLLSGMGNLPAGILAAIGFAAWRWYSGNKTKLSKPEKRSIRIWPSDRVGDMIVLAAVFGFGGAKLFHNFENWEELVADPVNALLSFSGLTFYGGLICAGAAIVWYARKHKINLWHLVDSFGPALMLAYAVGRIGCQVAGDGDWGVANSAYVADEQGKAVLASSPKQWNDSATVHLNYFKRAQHGVKEVNTTADILHSSYVAPSFYPLGW